The following coding sequences lie in one Capsicum annuum cultivar UCD-10X-F1 chromosome 5, UCD10Xv1.1, whole genome shotgun sequence genomic window:
- the LOC124898558 gene encoding uncharacterized mitochondrial protein AtMg00810-like encodes MYVDDMLINSESLKLIKETKTDLQQAFKMKDLRELRYFLGIEFARSEKGILMYQRKYALQLLSDLGLAAAKPTTTPIDYNAKMNTVEFDEHVKGKSENDPLADQRAYQKLIGKLLYLTMTRPDISFSVQTLSQFLQHPKKSHMKAAIRVVRYIKNQPGQGMLLSSSTNSQVSAYCDADWASYPQTRRSITGYLVNIGDSVVSWK; translated from the coding sequence atgtatgttgatgatatgttgattaatAGTGAAAGCCTGAAACTGATAAAAGAGACTAAAACAGACCTACAACAAGCCTTCAAAATGAAAGATCTCAGAGAATTGAGATACTTTCTGGGCATTGAGTTTGCAAGGTCTGAAAAAGGGATCCTAATGTATCAAAGGAAATATGCTCTACAACTTTTGTCTGATCTTGGATTAGCAGCAGCCAAACCTACAACAACTCCTATTGATTATAATGCAAAGATGAATACTGTGGAATTTGATGAGCATGTTAAAGGAAAATCAGAGAATGACCCTCTTGCTGATCAAAGAGCTTATCAGAAACTGATTGGGAAGTTATTGTACTTAACTATGACTAGACCAGACATATCTTTCAGTGTTCAGACACTAAGTCAGTTCCTTCAACACCCCAAAAAATCTCATATGAAAGCAGCTATAAGGGTGGTAAGGTATATCAAGAATCAACCAGGTCAAGGAATGCTTCTATCCAGCAGTACAAATAGTCAGGTAAGTGCCTATTGTGATGCAGACTGGGCATCTTATCCTCAGACTAGAAGGTCAATCACTGGGTATCTTGTGAATATTGGTGACTCTGTGGTGTcttggaaataa